A genomic window from Punica granatum isolate Tunisia-2019 chromosome 2, ASM765513v2, whole genome shotgun sequence includes:
- the LOC116193811 gene encoding protein LIGHT-DEPENDENT SHORT HYPOCOTYLS 10-like produces MSGDRGKDIAEGSTVNDQQQTPSRYESQKRRDWNAFIQYLRNHRPPVPLSQCNYNHILDFLRYLDQFGKTKVHIQGCIFYGQPEPPAPCTCPLRQAWGSLDALIGRLRAAYEENGGTPATNPFASGAIRVYLREVRECQAKARGIPYKKKKKASGNQGKGTEESSSTVHFS; encoded by the exons ATGTCGGGCGATAGAGGGAAAGATATAGCGGAAGGATCGACAGTGAACGATCAACAGCAGACGCCGAGTCGCTATGAGTCACAGAAGAGAAGAGATTGGAATGCATTTATTCAGTACCTGAGAAATCACAGGCCTCCGGTCCCGCTATCTCAGTGCAACTACAACCACATCCTCGACTTCCTCCGGTACCTCGACCAGTTTGGGAAGACAAAGGTTCACATCCAAGGATGCATATTCTATGGGCAGCCTGAGCCACCAGCTCCGTGCACATGCCCACTTAGGCAGGCTTGGGGCAGTCTCGATGCGCTCATAGGGAGACTGCGAGCTGCATATGAAGAGAACG GCGGCACACCGGCGACAAACCCTTTTGCTAGTGGAGCAATTCGAGTTTACCTTCGAGAGGTGAGGGAATGCCAGGCTAAGGCGAGGGGGATCCCatataagaagaagaagaaagcatCTGGTAATCAAGGGAAGGGAACGGAAGAGTCGAGCTCCACCGTGCACTTCTCctga